From one Rhizobium sp. CIAT894 genomic stretch:
- the ftsW gene encoding putative lipid II flippase FtsW, with amino-acid sequence MVSRAERGPLADWFWTIDRFFLAMFIFLMGIGFMLSFAASPAVAERIGLEPFHFVKRHAAFMIPSIGVMLGLSFLTPRQVRRTAILLLIISLAMMVLVLFVGQEVKGGRRWIWIAGLSIQPSEFMKPAFVVVCAWLFAEHARQPEIPGNLFAIILFGIVAALLVAQPDLGQTILTTAVWGGMFFMAGMPWIWIMLLGVGGAGGLVTAYYVFPHVALRIDKFMTGEGDTFQIDTAREAIIRGSWFGQGPGEGIVKRIIPDAHTDFIFSVAAEEFGIVFCMALVALFSVLVLRGLSHAYRERNDFNRFAVAGLVLQMGIQSIINVGVNLELLPAKGMTLPLISYGGSSMVAICVTAGFILALTRHRPEKRAQDRSLFRVPHGMPAE; translated from the coding sequence ATGGTAAGCCGCGCGGAACGTGGGCCTCTGGCCGATTGGTTCTGGACCATCGACCGCTTCTTCCTGGCGATGTTCATCTTCCTGATGGGCATCGGCTTCATGCTGTCCTTCGCGGCATCTCCTGCCGTTGCCGAGCGCATCGGGCTCGAGCCCTTCCACTTCGTCAAGCGCCACGCCGCCTTCATGATCCCCTCGATCGGCGTCATGCTCGGGCTGTCGTTCCTGACGCCGCGCCAGGTGCGGCGAACCGCAATCCTGCTTTTGATCATCTCGCTTGCCATGATGGTGCTGGTGCTGTTCGTCGGGCAGGAGGTCAAGGGCGGCAGGCGCTGGATCTGGATCGCCGGCCTCTCCATCCAGCCTTCGGAGTTCATGAAGCCCGCCTTCGTCGTGGTCTGCGCCTGGCTGTTTGCCGAACATGCGCGCCAGCCTGAAATCCCCGGCAATCTCTTCGCCATCATCCTCTTTGGCATCGTCGCCGCTCTTCTCGTCGCGCAGCCGGACCTTGGTCAGACCATCCTGACGACGGCCGTCTGGGGCGGGATGTTCTTCATGGCCGGCATGCCGTGGATCTGGATCATGCTGCTCGGCGTCGGCGGGGCCGGCGGCCTGGTCACTGCCTATTACGTCTTCCCGCACGTGGCGCTGCGAATAGACAAGTTCATGACCGGCGAAGGCGACACGTTCCAGATCGACACTGCGCGCGAGGCAATCATTCGCGGCAGCTGGTTTGGCCAGGGACCCGGCGAAGGCATCGTCAAGCGCATCATCCCGGATGCGCATACCGACTTCATCTTCTCGGTCGCGGCCGAGGAGTTCGGCATCGTCTTCTGCATGGCGCTCGTCGCGCTGTTTTCCGTGCTGGTGCTGCGCGGCCTCTCGCATGCCTATCGCGAGCGCAACGATTTCAACCGCTTCGCCGTCGCCGGCCTGGTGCTGCAGATGGGCATCCAGTCGATCATCAATGTCGGCGTCAATCTCGAACTGCTGCCGGCGAAGGGCATGACGCTGCCGCTGATTTCCTACGGCGGCTCGTCGATGGTGGCGATCTGCGTCACCGCAGGCTTCATTCTGGCGTTGACGCGCCATCGGCCGGAAAAACGTGCGCAGGACCGGAGCCTCTTCCGCGTCCCGCACGGCATGCCGGCGGAGTAA
- the mraY gene encoding phospho-N-acetylmuramoyl-pentapeptide-transferase: MLIWLVELSEYFKFLNLFRYITFRTGAALFTSALIVFLFGPTIINSLRIRQGKGQPIRADGPQTHFKKAGTPTMGGLMILAGIVGASLLWADLSNVYVVATLLVTLGFGAIGFYDDYLKVTKQSHKGFSGKARLGIEFVIAGIAVYFMMRTALASGTAGSTFGSSIAFPFFKDFLINLGIMFVVFGGFVIVGAGNAVNLTDGLDGLAIVPVMIAAASFGVIAYLAGNVVFANYLQINFVPGTGELAVVLGAVIGAGLGFLWFNAPPAAIFMGDTGSLALGGTIGTVAVATKHEIVMAIIGGLFVMETLSVIIQVGFFKMTGRRVFLMAPIHHHFEKKGWTESQVVIRFWIIAVGLAMLGLSTLKLR; encoded by the coding sequence ATGCTGATCTGGCTTGTCGAACTGTCGGAATATTTCAAATTTCTGAACCTGTTCAGATATATTACCTTCCGCACAGGGGCCGCTCTTTTCACCTCAGCGCTGATCGTTTTCCTGTTCGGGCCGACGATCATCAATTCGCTGCGCATCCGCCAGGGCAAAGGCCAGCCAATCCGCGCCGACGGACCGCAGACGCATTTCAAGAAGGCCGGCACGCCGACCATGGGCGGGCTGATGATCCTTGCCGGCATCGTCGGCGCGTCGCTGCTCTGGGCCGATCTTTCCAACGTCTATGTCGTCGCCACGCTGCTGGTGACGCTCGGCTTCGGTGCGATCGGCTTCTATGACGATTATCTCAAGGTGACCAAGCAGAGCCACAAGGGCTTCTCCGGCAAGGCGCGCCTCGGCATCGAATTCGTGATCGCCGGCATCGCCGTCTACTTCATGATGCGCACCGCCCTTGCCTCGGGGACTGCCGGCTCGACCTTCGGTTCCTCGATTGCCTTTCCCTTCTTCAAGGACTTCCTGATCAATCTCGGCATCATGTTCGTCGTCTTCGGCGGCTTCGTCATCGTCGGCGCCGGTAATGCCGTCAACCTGACGGACGGCCTCGACGGGCTTGCCATCGTGCCTGTCATGATCGCCGCCGCCTCCTTCGGCGTCATCGCCTATCTCGCCGGCAACGTGGTGTTTGCGAACTATCTGCAGATCAATTTCGTGCCCGGCACCGGCGAGCTTGCCGTGGTGCTCGGCGCCGTCATCGGCGCCGGCCTCGGCTTTCTCTGGTTCAACGCGCCGCCGGCGGCCATCTTCATGGGTGACACCGGTTCGCTCGCACTCGGCGGCACGATCGGCACCGTCGCCGTCGCCACCAAGCACGAGATCGTCATGGCGATCATCGGCGGCCTCTTCGTCATGGAGACGCTCTCGGTCATCATCCAGGTCGGCTTCTTCAAGATGACCGGCCGGCGCGTCTTCCTGATGGCGCCGATCCATCATCACTTCGAGAAGAAGGGCTGGACCGAGAGCCAGGTGGTGATCCGCTTCTGGATCATCGCGGTCGGCCTTGCCATGCTCGGCCTGTCGACGCTGAAGCTGCGGTGA
- the murD gene encoding UDP-N-acetylmuramoyl-L-alanine--D-glutamate ligase has protein sequence MIPVTTLRDRKVALFGLGGSGFATARALIAGGADVTAWDDNPDSVAKAAAEGIRTEDLHTIDWSQQALFVLSPGVPLTHPKPHWTVDLARAAGVDIVGDVELFVRERRAHAPDCPFIAITGTNGKSTTTALIAHILKSAGYDTQLGGNIGTAVLTLDPPKAERYYVVECSSYQIDLAPTLDPSAGILLNLTPDHLDRHGTMQHYADVKERLVAGSDTAIVGIDDSHSALIADRVERAGVKVVRISRRNVVASGIYAEGSKLVQAGGGAMLPFADLDGIQTLRGSHNAQNAAAAVAACLAVGVSADDIRAGLASFPGLKHRMQPVGKRGRVVFVNDSKATNADAAAPALSSYDRIYWIAGGLPKSGGITTLAPYFPHIAKAYLIGEAAAEFAATLGEAVPYEISGTLERAVAHAAADAERDESGSSAVMLSPACASFDQYKNFEVRGDAFVGHVAALDGMTMLIGPATGEK, from the coding sequence ATGATCCCGGTCACGACGCTCAGGGACAGGAAGGTCGCGCTCTTCGGGCTCGGCGGCTCCGGTTTTGCCACTGCCCGCGCGCTGATTGCGGGCGGCGCCGATGTGACCGCCTGGGACGATAATCCTGACAGCGTCGCCAAGGCTGCGGCTGAGGGTATCAGGACCGAAGACCTTCATACGATCGACTGGAGCCAGCAGGCACTGTTCGTGCTGTCGCCCGGCGTGCCGCTCACTCATCCGAAGCCGCACTGGACCGTCGATCTTGCGCGCGCCGCCGGCGTCGATATTGTCGGCGACGTCGAACTCTTCGTGCGCGAGCGCCGCGCCCATGCGCCGGATTGCCCCTTCATCGCCATCACCGGCACCAACGGCAAGTCGACGACGACGGCGCTGATCGCCCATATCCTGAAATCCGCGGGCTATGATACGCAGCTCGGCGGCAATATCGGCACCGCGGTTCTGACGCTCGATCCGCCGAAGGCCGAGCGTTACTACGTTGTCGAGTGCTCCTCCTACCAGATCGACCTGGCGCCGACGCTGGACCCCTCTGCCGGCATCCTGCTCAATCTGACGCCCGATCATCTCGACCGTCACGGCACGATGCAGCATTATGCCGACGTCAAGGAGCGGCTGGTCGCCGGCAGCGATACCGCGATCGTCGGCATCGACGACAGTCATTCGGCGCTGATCGCCGACCGCGTCGAGCGGGCAGGCGTCAAGGTGGTGCGCATCTCGCGCCGCAACGTGGTGGCATCGGGCATTTATGCCGAGGGCAGCAAGCTCGTTCAGGCCGGCGGCGGCGCCATGCTGCCTTTCGCCGATCTCGACGGTATCCAGACGCTGCGCGGCAGCCACAATGCGCAGAACGCGGCCGCCGCGGTTGCCGCCTGCCTTGCGGTCGGCGTTTCCGCCGACGACATTCGCGCAGGCCTTGCCTCGTTTCCCGGCCTCAAGCACCGCATGCAGCCTGTGGGTAAACGCGGCCGCGTCGTCTTCGTCAACGATTCCAAGGCGACGAATGCCGATGCGGCAGCACCCGCGCTTTCGAGCTATGATCGCATCTACTGGATTGCCGGTGGTCTGCCGAAATCAGGCGGCATCACGACGCTCGCGCCCTATTTCCCCCATATCGCCAAGGCCTATCTGATCGGTGAGGCGGCGGCGGAATTTGCAGCCACTCTCGGCGAGGCCGTGCCGTACGAGATCTCCGGCACACTGGAGCGGGCGGTCGCGCACGCGGCAGCCGATGCGGAGCGCGACGAGAGCGGCTCTTCGGCGGTGATGTTATCCCCGGCTTGCGCAAGCTTCGACCAGTATAAGAACTTCGAAGTCAGGGGCGATGCCTTCGTCGGCCACGTGGCGGCACTTGACGGAATGACGATGCTGATCGGTCCGGCAACAGGAGAGAAATGA